One region of Oxalobacteraceae bacterium OTU3CAMAD1 genomic DNA includes:
- a CDS encoding LysR family transcriptional regulator, protein MAAFDLNLLPVALAIHEERSVSGAARKLGMSQPAVSVALNKLRKALGDPLFIRTAHGMEPTPRALALVSPTRDILQRLETGVLASVQFDPATTERKFTVALSDIGEMTFLPRLLDRLRRDAPGASICSVTMPPRELALALEQGDVDLAVGYFPDLKNRNFFQQRLFSHSFVCLLSSVHHQRRRTLSMKQFLEMGHAVIRAEGRSQELFEQFLIRRRIRRRVVLETPHFMSIPFLISAGDLVATVPRAVGESFAQFAAIKLMEPPMEIPRFDLKQYWHRKFAKDGANAWLRSLIVELFAD, encoded by the coding sequence ATGGCGGCATTCGATCTGAACCTGTTGCCGGTGGCGCTGGCCATCCATGAGGAGCGCAGTGTCAGCGGCGCGGCGCGCAAGCTTGGTATGAGCCAGCCGGCCGTCAGCGTGGCGCTGAATAAATTGCGCAAGGCCCTTGGCGATCCTCTGTTCATCCGTACGGCGCACGGGATGGAGCCGACGCCGCGCGCACTGGCTTTGGTCAGTCCCACCAGGGATATCCTGCAGCGGCTCGAGACCGGGGTGCTGGCCAGCGTGCAGTTCGATCCCGCCACCACCGAGCGCAAATTCACGGTGGCGCTGTCGGATATCGGCGAGATGACTTTTTTACCAAGGTTGCTCGACCGCTTGAGGCGGGACGCCCCGGGCGCCAGCATCTGTTCCGTGACGATGCCGCCGCGCGAGTTGGCGCTGGCGCTGGAGCAGGGCGATGTCGACCTGGCGGTCGGCTATTTTCCGGATCTGAAGAACCGGAATTTTTTCCAGCAGCGCTTGTTCTCGCACTCATTCGTTTGTCTCCTCAGCTCCGTGCATCATCAGCGCCGCCGGACGCTGAGCATGAAGCAGTTCCTGGAGATGGGCCACGCGGTGATACGCGCCGAAGGCCGCAGCCAGGAATTGTTCGAGCAGTTCCTGATACGCCGGCGGATACGTCGCCGCGTGGTGCTGGAGACGCCGCACTTCATGTCGATTCCGTTTTTGATCTCGGCCGGCGACCTGGTGGCGACGGTGCCGCGCGCGGTGGGGGAGAGCTTCGCGCAGTTCGCCGCCATCAAGTTGATGGAACCGCCGATGGAGATACCGCGATTCGATCTGAAGCAATATTGGCACCGCAAGTTCGCCAAGGACGGCGCCAACGCGTGGCTGCGTTCACTGATCGTGGAGCTGTTCGCCGACTAA
- a CDS encoding DUF4844 domain-containing protein, giving the protein MNYDPLSEVIDAPIEVDESTVIKLHILKAVEKFASLPGENTAAEKARLSTVLNDLLGRLISGIEANPTKLWVLTEFQRSLKLVEGEDTEGREHFGTELESIMDVLDIESSDGLLSAHLGGI; this is encoded by the coding sequence ATGAATTATGACCCGCTGTCCGAAGTTATTGATGCGCCTATCGAGGTTGATGAATCGACGGTGATAAAGTTACACATCTTGAAAGCGGTAGAAAAGTTTGCTTCCCTTCCCGGAGAAAATACGGCTGCAGAGAAGGCTCGCCTGTCAACGGTTCTCAACGACTTGCTGGGTCGATTGATAAGTGGGATTGAGGCCAATCCAACAAAGCTATGGGTTCTCACCGAATTCCAACGCTCGCTAAAACTGGTTGAGGGCGAGGATACCGAAGGGCGCGAGCATTTTGGCACTGAACTGGAATCCATAATGGACGTTTTAGATATCGAAAGTTCCGATGGTCTACTTAGTGCCCACCTCGGTGGAATTTGA
- a CDS encoding DUF4177 domain-containing protein, with protein MNINSALVKQLRSEKFWSQEELASKSGLNLRTVQRIEKEATASLQSKKALAGAFGVAVKNLEYQESLSMQTYEYKTLDIEWKQGFLSSLKTPQLPDLTPTLNREGLEGWRLVQVVLPDLLFGGKSVEKVVAIFERPIST; from the coding sequence ATGAATATCAACTCCGCGTTAGTTAAGCAACTTAGGTCAGAGAAGTTCTGGTCGCAGGAGGAACTGGCAAGTAAGTCAGGTCTAAACCTGCGAACGGTGCAGCGAATCGAGAAGGAGGCCACGGCTTCGCTGCAATCGAAGAAGGCGCTGGCCGGAGCATTTGGAGTTGCTGTCAAGAACCTTGAATACCAGGAATCGTTATCTATGCAAACTTACGAATACAAGACTCTGGACATTGAGTGGAAGCAAGGTTTTTTATCCAGCCTCAAAACGCCTCAGCTGCCCGACCTTACGCCGACCCTGAACAGAGAGGGCCTGGAGGGCTGGCGTTTGGTACAGGTCGTTTTACCTGATCTTTTATTCGGGGGGAAATCCGTAGAGAAAGTGGTAGCAATCTTTGAACGACCGATATCTACGTGA
- a CDS encoding MarR family transcriptional regulator, whose amino-acid sequence MPETESTLTNLYEHPGHLLRRAQQISVSIFYDEMGGELTPVQYAMLRNLAGNPGIDQVSLSSSSGIDTSTGATVCARLEEKGLLERKVIPTNRRQRALTITRAGQQLLDDMIPGAQRLRRRLLAPLSSEEQLKFMELLTKLVQENNEQSRAPLTVPSGASASSAAASPPELPFT is encoded by the coding sequence ATGCCAGAAACCGAAAGCACTTTGACCAATTTATACGAACATCCCGGGCACTTGCTGCGCCGCGCGCAGCAGATATCGGTGTCGATTTTCTACGACGAGATGGGCGGCGAACTGACGCCGGTGCAGTACGCGATGCTGCGCAACCTGGCCGGCAATCCGGGCATCGACCAGGTCTCGCTGTCGTCCAGCAGCGGCATCGACACCTCCACCGGTGCGACCGTGTGCGCGCGGCTGGAGGAAAAAGGTCTGCTGGAACGCAAGGTCATTCCGACCAACCGCCGCCAGCGCGCGCTGACCATTACCCGCGCGGGACAACAGCTGCTGGACGATATGATCCCTGGCGCGCAACGCCTGCGCCGCCGTCTTCTGGCGCCGCTGAGCAGCGAGGAGCAGCTGAAGTTCATGGAATTGTTGACAAAGCTGGTGCAGGAGAACAATGAGCAAAGCCGGGCGCCGTTGACTGTACCCTCCGGCGCATCGGCATCGAGCGCGGCGGCTTCGCCCCCGGAGCTGCCGTTCACGTAG
- a CDS encoding aromatic ring-hydroxylating dioxygenase subunit alpha, with protein sequence MYPKNTWYVACTPDEIETKPLGRQICGEKIVFYRGAEGKVAAVEDFCPHRGAPLSLGFVREGQLVCGYHGLEMGCDGKVISMPGQRVRGFPCIRSYPVEERYGFIWVWTGDKELADPALIHHLEWADNPEWAYGGGLYHIQCEYRLMIDNLMDLTHETYVHASSIGQKEIDEAPVNTRVEGEEVITSRYMENIMAPPFWRAALRGNGLADDVPVDRWQVCRFTPPSHVMIEVGVAHAGNGGYDADPKFKASSIVVDFITPETETSHWYFWGMARNFKPEDKELTATIREGQGKIFAEDQEMLELQQQNILRHPDRKLLMLNIDAGGVQSRRLLDQWMEKENAPRTPEQAA encoded by the coding sequence ATGTACCCAAAAAACACCTGGTACGTGGCTTGCACGCCCGACGAGATTGAAACCAAACCCTTGGGCCGCCAGATCTGCGGCGAAAAAATCGTTTTCTACCGTGGCGCCGAGGGCAAAGTGGCGGCGGTGGAGGATTTTTGTCCGCATCGCGGCGCGCCGCTGTCGCTGGGCTTCGTGCGCGAGGGGCAGCTGGTGTGCGGCTACCACGGCCTGGAGATGGGCTGCGACGGTAAGGTCATCAGCATGCCCGGCCAGCGTGTGCGCGGCTTCCCCTGCATCCGCAGCTATCCGGTGGAGGAGCGCTATGGCTTCATCTGGGTCTGGACCGGCGACAAGGAACTGGCCGATCCGGCCCTGATCCACCATCTGGAATGGGCTGACAATCCGGAATGGGCTTACGGCGGTGGCTTGTATCACATCCAATGCGAATACCGCCTGATGATCGACAACCTGATGGACCTGACGCACGAGACCTATGTGCACGCGTCGAGCATCGGCCAGAAGGAGATCGACGAGGCGCCGGTCAACACCCGCGTCGAGGGCGAGGAAGTCATCACCAGCCGCTATATGGAAAACATCATGGCGCCGCCGTTCTGGCGCGCGGCCCTGCGCGGCAACGGCCTGGCCGACGATGTGCCGGTCGACCGCTGGCAGGTTTGCCGCTTCACGCCGCCGTCGCACGTGATGATCGAGGTGGGCGTGGCACACGCCGGCAATGGCGGCTACGACGCCGATCCGAAGTTCAAGGCGTCCAGCATCGTGGTCGACTTCATCACGCCGGAGACGGAAACGTCGCACTGGTACTTCTGGGGCATGGCGCGCAACTTCAAGCCGGAGGACAAGGAATTGACGGCGACCATACGCGAAGGGCAGGGCAAGATCTTCGCCGAAGACCAGGAGATGCTGGAGCTGCAGCAGCAGAACATCCTGCGCCATCCCGATCGCAAGCTGCTGATGCTGAATATCGACGCCGGCGGCGTGCAGTCGCGCCGTCTTCTGGATCAGTGGATGGAGAAGGAGAATGCGCCACGGACGCCGGAGCAGGCGGCATGA
- a CDS encoding PDR/VanB family oxidoreductase: MSAGLLNVRVERRISEAEDICSYELVSADGSPLPAFSAGSHIDVHVGPNLVRQYSLCNPPHETHRYLIGVLRDPASRGGSQGMHENIHAGAALTISAPKNHFPLVEAKRSLLLAGGIGVTPVLAMAEALSAQGADFEMHYCARSPERTAFRERIAASPFAELVHFHYDSGASEQKLDLAALLAGLDRDTHIYFCGPAGFIDYVKATAAAQKWPEAQLHLEYFGAAAVDTGGDQAFEVKLSSTGASYTVPAGITVMQVLRDAGVFVAASCEQGVCGTCLTRVIEGVPDHRDLYLTEEEQAANDQFTPCCSRSKSPTLVLDL; this comes from the coding sequence ATGAGCGCCGGCTTGCTGAACGTCCGTGTCGAGCGCCGCATCAGCGAGGCGGAGGATATTTGCAGCTATGAGCTGGTCAGCGCGGATGGATCGCCGCTGCCGGCCTTCAGCGCCGGTTCGCACATCGACGTGCATGTGGGGCCGAATCTGGTGCGTCAGTACTCGCTGTGCAATCCGCCGCACGAAACCCACCGCTACCTGATCGGCGTGTTGCGCGATCCGGCGTCGCGCGGCGGATCGCAAGGCATGCACGAGAATATCCATGCCGGGGCGGCGCTGACCATCAGCGCGCCGAAAAATCACTTCCCGCTGGTGGAGGCCAAACGCAGCCTGCTGCTGGCCGGCGGCATCGGCGTGACACCGGTGCTGGCGATGGCGGAAGCGCTGTCGGCCCAAGGTGCGGACTTCGAGATGCACTACTGCGCGCGTTCGCCCGAGCGTACGGCCTTCCGCGAGCGCATCGCCGCTTCACCCTTCGCCGAGCTGGTGCACTTTCACTACGATAGCGGCGCGTCCGAGCAAAAGCTGGATCTGGCCGCGCTGCTGGCAGGATTGGATCGCGACACCCACATCTATTTTTGCGGTCCGGCAGGCTTTATCGACTACGTGAAGGCGACTGCCGCTGCGCAGAAGTGGCCTGAGGCGCAGCTGCACCTTGAGTACTTCGGCGCGGCAGCCGTTGATACCGGTGGCGACCAGGCCTTCGAAGTCAAGCTATCGTCCACCGGCGCGAGTTACACTGTTCCCGCCGGGATCACCGTGATGCAGGTGCTGCGCGACGCCGGCGTGTTTGTGGCGGCTTCCTGCGAGCAGGGCGTGTGCGGCACTTGCCTGACACGCGTGATCGAAGGCGTGCCGGATCATCGCGATTTGTATTTGACCGAAGAAGAACAGGCGGCCAACGACCAGTTCACCCCTTGCTGTTCCCGTTCCAAAAGCCCCACCCTCGTGCTCGACCTATAA
- a CDS encoding ABC transporter substrate-binding protein — protein MSENINTHRRHILLGAAALSAGVLPAVAAAAEPLKVGLIVPMSGPFASTGRQIEAAVKLFMQQNGSTVAGRQIEIILKDDGGVAPDVTKRLAQELVSRDKVQVLAGFGLTPLAFAAAPVATQAKVPMIVMAAATSVIPQHSPYIVRTGFTLAQVTAPMAQWAAKNKMKTVVTLVSDYGPGLDAEKVFVKDFNEGGGKVVESLRAPLRNPDYAPFLAKVKDLKPDALFVFVPSGEGAAVLKQFTERGLAGAGIRLICTGDVLDDDLMASIGPAAAGVVSSHHYSAAHPSAENKAYVEAFGKANKGMRPNFHSVGAYDGMHLLYAALKKTAGDSNGDKLLAAMKGMEWTSVRGPVSIDAGTRDIVQTVYIRKAEATGGSFFNVEFDKVDKVRDPGV, from the coding sequence ATGTCAGAGAATATCAATACGCATCGCCGTCACATCCTGCTGGGCGCTGCCGCCTTGTCCGCCGGCGTGCTGCCGGCCGTCGCCGCAGCCGCCGAGCCGTTGAAGGTGGGTCTGATCGTGCCGATGTCCGGACCGTTCGCTTCCACCGGCCGCCAGATCGAGGCGGCCGTCAAGCTGTTCATGCAGCAGAACGGCTCCACCGTCGCCGGGCGGCAGATCGAAATCATCCTCAAGGACGACGGCGGGGTGGCGCCGGATGTCACCAAGCGTTTGGCACAGGAACTGGTCTCGCGCGACAAGGTGCAGGTGCTGGCCGGCTTCGGCCTGACGCCGCTGGCCTTCGCCGCCGCGCCGGTGGCGACGCAGGCCAAGGTGCCGATGATCGTGATGGCCGCCGCGACGTCGGTCATTCCGCAACACTCGCCGTATATCGTGCGCACCGGATTCACGCTCGCGCAGGTGACCGCGCCGATGGCGCAGTGGGCCGCCAAGAACAAGATGAAGACCGTGGTGACCCTGGTGAGCGACTACGGTCCCGGGCTGGACGCCGAGAAGGTATTCGTCAAGGACTTCAACGAGGGTGGCGGCAAAGTGGTCGAGAGCCTGCGCGCGCCGTTGCGCAATCCCGATTACGCGCCGTTCCTGGCCAAGGTGAAGGACTTGAAGCCGGACGCGTTGTTTGTGTTCGTGCCTTCGGGCGAGGGCGCGGCCGTGCTCAAGCAGTTCACCGAGCGCGGTCTGGCCGGCGCCGGCATTCGTTTGATCTGCACCGGGGATGTATTGGACGACGACCTGATGGCCAGCATCGGACCGGCCGCGGCGGGTGTGGTCAGCAGCCATCATTATTCGGCCGCGCATCCGTCTGCGGAGAACAAGGCGTATGTCGAGGCGTTCGGCAAGGCGAACAAGGGGATGCGGCCCAACTTCCATTCGGTCGGCGCGTATGACGGCATGCATCTGCTGTATGCGGCGCTCAAGAAGACCGCGGGCGACAGCAACGGTGACAAGCTGCTGGCGGCGATGAAGGGCATGGAGTGGACCAGCGTGCGCGGTCCGGTCAGCATCGATGCCGGCACCCGTGATATTGTGCAAACGGTTTATATCCGCAAGGCCGAGGCCACCGGCGGCTCCTTCTTCAACGTGGAGTTCGACAAGGTCGATAAAGTGCGCGACCCGGGCGTGTGA
- a CDS encoding MurR/RpiR family transcriptional regulator yields the protein MTKKTPFIDSLSTTIKQHLDQLPQAEKRLANVILESPGQLASYSASEVTRMAGVSNATMTRLVHRLGYENYDQMRRLAREGKDWGSPLYLMDRRESDEGGKDGGPFDRHVSASVQNIQRTFAGMSATQVGEVGTAIAKARQVRVFGQRNNYFFAAYLRWQFIQFRSNVYLLPVSGETMAEYLVGLQPNDIFIVFGLRRRTPGLGALIAAVGRAGVKTVLITDSSNHSDLGATWVLKCDTVSATPLDNHAAVMALCHVLASQLIDKTGQAGRQRLIKIEELHAQLNEL from the coding sequence ATGACAAAAAAAACTCCTTTCATAGACAGCCTCTCGACGACGATCAAGCAGCATCTGGATCAGCTGCCGCAGGCCGAAAAGCGCCTGGCGAATGTGATATTGGAGTCGCCCGGCCAGCTGGCCAGCTATTCGGCTTCTGAGGTGACGCGTATGGCGGGGGTATCCAACGCGACGATGACGCGACTGGTCCATCGGCTGGGCTATGAAAATTACGACCAGATGCGCCGCCTGGCGCGCGAAGGCAAGGACTGGGGTTCGCCGCTGTATCTGATGGATCGCCGCGAATCGGACGAGGGAGGAAAGGATGGCGGTCCGTTCGACCGCCATGTGTCGGCCAGCGTGCAAAACATCCAGCGCACTTTCGCGGGCATGTCGGCGACACAGGTGGGCGAAGTCGGCACCGCGATCGCCAAGGCGCGGCAGGTGCGCGTGTTCGGCCAACGAAACAACTATTTTTTTGCCGCGTATCTGCGCTGGCAGTTCATCCAGTTTCGCAGCAACGTGTATCTACTTCCGGTATCAGGGGAAACGATGGCGGAGTATCTGGTTGGGCTGCAGCCGAACGATATTTTCATCGTGTTCGGACTACGCAGGCGCACGCCCGGACTGGGAGCGCTGATCGCCGCCGTGGGGCGGGCAGGCGTGAAGACGGTGCTGATCACCGATTCGTCGAATCACAGCGACCTTGGCGCCACCTGGGTGTTGAAGTGCGATACGGTCAGCGCCACCCCGCTGGATAATCATGCGGCGGTGATGGCGCTGTGCCATGTGCTGGCGTCGCAATTGATCGACAAGACCGGCCAGGCCGGCCGCCAGCGCCTCATTAAGATCGAAGAGCTGCATGCGCAACTGAACGAATTGTGA
- a CDS encoding C4-dicarboxylate transporter DctA yields the protein MRFFKSLFGQIIVAMCAGILLAVFYPDIGRSLKPLGDGFIKLIKMIVPMIVFCVVVQGIHGAGELRKVGRVGLKALIYFEVVTTIALLLGIVLAYVFHPGAGMNIDATTLDASSLTSYVDNAEGVRKAGLAEFMLKLIPTTVVSAFTSGDVLQVLLFSIIFGCALSLIGEKAQPVATLIDGLATAFFKCMSFIIKLAPIGVFGAIAFTVGKYGIGSLKQLAMLVLLFYGAVIIFVFVILGAILRAAGFNIFKLIGYLREELLIVLGTASSDSVLPQVMRKLKFMGIKDSTVGLVIPTGYSFNLDAFSIYLTLAAVFIAQATNTPLATGDLVSILAIALITSKGAHGVPGSAIVILAATLTAIPAIPVVGLVLVLSVDWFIGIARAAGNLIGNCVATVVVAVWEKDIDRERAHAVLNGKEKA from the coding sequence ATGCGGTTTTTCAAATCACTGTTTGGCCAGATCATCGTCGCAATGTGCGCGGGCATATTGCTGGCGGTGTTCTACCCGGATATCGGTCGGAGTCTCAAGCCGCTGGGCGATGGGTTCATCAAATTAATCAAGATGATCGTGCCGATGATCGTGTTTTGTGTGGTGGTGCAGGGCATCCACGGCGCGGGCGAATTACGCAAGGTCGGACGGGTGGGACTGAAGGCCCTGATCTATTTCGAAGTGGTGACGACGATCGCCCTGTTGCTGGGCATCGTGCTGGCTTATGTCTTCCACCCGGGAGCGGGCATGAACATCGATGCCACCACGCTCGACGCCAGCTCGCTGACCAGCTATGTCGATAACGCGGAAGGCGTGCGCAAGGCCGGTCTGGCCGAATTCATGCTCAAGCTGATTCCCACCACCGTTGTCAGCGCCTTCACTTCCGGCGACGTGCTGCAGGTGCTGTTGTTCTCCATTATATTCGGCTGCGCGCTGTCGCTCATTGGCGAGAAGGCGCAGCCGGTGGCGACCTTGATCGACGGCCTGGCCACCGCCTTCTTCAAGTGCATGTCCTTCATCATCAAGCTGGCGCCGATCGGCGTGTTCGGCGCGATCGCCTTCACGGTCGGCAAATACGGCATCGGCTCGCTCAAGCAGCTGGCCATGCTGGTGCTGCTGTTCTACGGGGCAGTGATCATCTTCGTGTTCGTCATCCTCGGTGCCATTTTGCGGGCGGCCGGTTTCAACATCTTCAAGTTGATCGGCTACCTGCGCGAGGAACTGCTGATCGTGCTGGGCACCGCTTCCTCCGACAGCGTGCTGCCGCAGGTGATGCGCAAACTGAAGTTCATGGGCATCAAGGATTCCACCGTGGGACTGGTTATCCCCACCGGCTACTCCTTCAACCTGGATGCGTTCTCGATCTACCTGACGCTGGCCGCCGTTTTCATCGCGCAGGCCACCAACACGCCGCTGGCGACGGGTGACCTGGTGTCCATCCTGGCGATCGCGTTGATCACTTCCAAAGGCGCGCATGGCGTACCCGGTTCCGCCATCGTGATCCTGGCCGCCACGCTGACGGCGATACCCGCCATTCCGGTGGTCGGCCTGGTGCTGGTGCTGTCGGTCGATTGGTTCATCGGCATCGCGCGCGCAGCCGGTAATTTGATCGGCAATTGCGTGGCGACGGTGGTGGTGGCGGTATGGGAGAAGGATATCGATCGCGAGCGGGCGCACGCGGTTTTAAATGGAAAGGAAAAAGCATGA
- a CDS encoding porin, producing MKKSFFALAMLAAGGAAQAQSGVTVYGNIDLGVSKKTGGALTEGRRDNNRLGFRGVEDLGNGLKALFQLEIRYDPDIGTVEGVSRPLFQGQSRVGLQGDFGTVRIGRGLTAYQDSNVAFEPFRGTPSTAGFETDLMVAGYNSQPLDPAGSSANRFSNAVFYNSPVLAGLQLNVTVASKEALGNPVLIGRGTAAAPQYPANSKLNSNPYSATLVYKAGMFGAMLASERNAAETRLWSVAASVQPRRDLKLMASYQSQDQDRTVAFNSVTKAWVVGANLDIGPGTLLAGYGRKTPDGVVPTKQIGVGYEYNLSTRTFLYADASQRKAATSVNFYGVGIHHRF from the coding sequence ATGAAGAAATCGTTTTTTGCGCTGGCGATGTTGGCGGCTGGCGGCGCTGCGCAGGCACAGTCCGGGGTTACCGTGTATGGCAACATCGATCTGGGCGTGTCGAAGAAGACCGGCGGCGCGTTGACCGAGGGACGGCGCGATAACAACCGGCTTGGTTTCAGGGGCGTGGAGGATCTGGGCAACGGCTTGAAAGCTTTGTTCCAGCTGGAGATACGCTACGATCCGGATATCGGGACCGTCGAAGGGGTATCGCGTCCGCTGTTCCAGGGGCAGAGCCGCGTCGGTCTTCAGGGCGATTTCGGTACGGTGCGGATCGGGCGCGGCTTGACCGCTTACCAGGACTCGAACGTTGCATTCGAGCCGTTTCGCGGCACGCCCAGCACCGCCGGCTTTGAGACCGACTTGATGGTGGCGGGCTACAACAGCCAGCCGCTCGATCCGGCCGGGTCGTCGGCGAATCGTTTTTCAAATGCGGTGTTCTATAATTCGCCGGTTTTGGCGGGGTTGCAGCTCAATGTCACCGTCGCCAGCAAGGAGGCGCTTGGCAATCCGGTGCTGATCGGGCGCGGAACGGCAGCGGCTCCGCAGTATCCTGCCAATTCGAAATTGAACAGCAATCCATATTCGGCCACGTTGGTGTACAAGGCGGGCATGTTCGGGGCGATGCTGGCATCGGAACGGAATGCCGCCGAAACCCGTTTGTGGTCGGTGGCGGCCTCGGTTCAGCCAAGGCGCGATCTGAAGCTGATGGCTTCTTATCAGAGCCAGGACCAGGATCGCACCGTGGCTTTTAATTCGGTGACCAAGGCTTGGGTGGTGGGGGCGAATCTGGATATCGGCCCTGGAACGCTGTTGGCCGGTTATGGCCGCAAGACGCCCGATGGCGTCGTGCCGACCAAACAGATCGGGGTCGGGTATGAGTACAACCTGTCGACGCGGACGTTCCTGTATGCCGATGCGTCGCAGCGCAAGGCTGCGACGTCGGTGAATTTTTATGGTGTCGGGATACACCATAGATTCTAA
- the pcaD gene encoding 3-oxoadipate enol-lactonase — translation MSYDPIDHDFERGLNNRRAILGDAWVDRSLGNANNFNADFQNLITRFAWNEIWGRPGLEQKTRRAIVLSITIALGRWEEFDLHVRAALLGDEANRLTPDELKEVLIQSAIYAGVPAANTAFTHALVILREVGPQIGYELEPAAPTNASHPGVGREGSTQAKPSLHYTVREPRNGKAPRHTVVLSHAIGCDLTMWDGLANQLAEDSRVIAYDHRGHGSSESPAGAYTMADLADDAAALLRELDTGPVVWVGLSMGGMVGQELALRHPSLVRSLVLANTTSGYPQAARDAWKQRIATVNESGIEAIADAVMGRYFHDGFRADHAATVARFRRRVVSTDTVGYTGCCNAVGTVDTTARLAAIQAPTLVIAGELDQGTPIDMSQTLVDGIAGAKLEILKEASHLSYIEQPQAFSQTVRSFIADL, via the coding sequence ATGAGCTACGATCCCATCGACCACGACTTCGAACGTGGCCTGAACAACCGCCGCGCCATCCTGGGCGACGCGTGGGTGGACCGGTCCCTCGGCAACGCCAACAACTTCAACGCCGATTTCCAGAACCTGATCACGCGCTTCGCCTGGAACGAGATTTGGGGACGTCCGGGCCTGGAACAGAAAACCCGCCGCGCCATCGTCCTCTCCATCACCATCGCCCTGGGGCGCTGGGAGGAGTTCGACCTGCACGTGCGCGCCGCGCTGCTGGGCGACGAAGCCAATCGCCTGACGCCGGACGAATTGAAGGAAGTGCTGATTCAATCGGCCATTTACGCGGGTGTGCCTGCCGCGAACACCGCCTTCACGCACGCGCTGGTGATCCTGCGCGAAGTCGGCCCGCAGATCGGCTACGAACTCGAACCTGCCGCGCCCACCAACGCCAGCCACCCCGGCGTCGGCCGCGAAGGTAGCACCCAAGCCAAGCCATCGCTGCACTACACCGTGCGCGAACCGCGCAACGGCAAGGCGCCGCGCCACACCGTGGTGCTGAGCCACGCCATCGGCTGCGACCTGACGATGTGGGACGGGCTGGCGAACCAGCTGGCGGAAGATAGCCGCGTCATCGCCTACGATCACCGTGGCCATGGCAGCTCGGAGTCGCCGGCGGGCGCGTACACCATGGCCGATCTGGCCGACGACGCGGCCGCGCTACTGCGCGAGCTCGATACGGGGCCTGTTGTGTGGGTGGGTTTGTCGATGGGCGGCATGGTCGGCCAGGAGCTGGCGTTGCGCCATCCTTCGCTGGTGCGCTCGCTGGTGCTGGCCAATACCACGTCGGGTTATCCGCAAGCCGCGCGCGACGCCTGGAAGCAGCGCATCGCCACCGTGAACGAGAGCGGCATCGAAGCGATAGCCGATGCCGTCATGGGGCGCTACTTCCACGATGGCTTCCGCGCCGATCATGCGGCGACCGTCGCCCGCTTCCGCCGCCGCGTGGTCTCGACCGACACGGTCGGCTACACCGGCTGCTGCAACGCGGTCGGCACGGTCGACACGACCGCGCGTCTGGCGGCGATCCAGGCTCCAACCCTGGTGATCGCGGGCGAGCTGGATCAGGGAACGCCGATCGACATGTCGCAAACGCTGGTGGACGGCATCGCAGGCGCGAAGCTGGAGATACTGAAGGAAGCCTCGCACCTAAGCTACATCGAGCAACCGCAAGCGTTCAGCCAAACGGTCCGCTCGTTCATCGCGGACCTCTAG